The Microbacterium horticulturae region CTGCACGACGCGGGCGAAGATGAGCCAGCCCATCGACGGCGCGAATCCGCACCCCAGCGACGAGAGGATGAACACCACGAGCGAGATCAGGAACACCGCACGCGGGCCGACGATGTCGCCGAGCTTGCCGAGCACGGGCAGCAGCACCGTGCTGGCGAGGGTGTAGCCGACGACGATCCAGCTCATCTGCTCGAGCGCGCCCAGCTGCCCCGCGACCGTCGCGAGGGCGGTCGAGACCACGGTGTTGTCGAGAGCGCCGAGGAACGAGACGGTCAGAAGAGAGATGACGAGGAAGCGGAGTTTCAACGGTGAAAGCGGCATGCCGGGATCACCCGATAGATCGGGCCGTCGACGCGACGGGATGTGCCCTCGCCGCAGCATCACGGTGAGGAACGGGCCGGACGGCCCCAACGTCACCTCCATTGTATGCCCACTTACGCACTAAAGCAACATAAGTGTGGAAGTTTCGTCAAGAAGGAGAAGAAGCGTGTCCGAGCAGCGCGTCGGCGTTGCCGCTGAGAATGAGCTCGGTCACCCCGTCGTCGAGCAGGGCACCGCGCACGAACCCGACCGGGTCATCAAGCCCCATGTCGAACGGGAAGTCGCTGCCGAGCACCACCTGCGACGCTCCAACGACCGCGATGAGGTGCCGCAGCGCGGCATGGTCGTGCACGACGGTATCGAACCAGATCCGGCGCAGGTAGCTCGACGGCTCGTGCGCGCACCCCTGCGCGTCGGGCCGCACCCGCCAGGCGTGGTCGCTGCGGCCGATCGCGGTGGGCAGGTATCCGCCGCCGTGCGCCGCAACGATCTTCAGTTCGGGATGCCGGTCGAGCACGCCTGCGAAGATCAGGTGCGACAGAGCGACGGCGTTCTCGACGGGCTGGCCCACGGTGTTGGCGAGATAGAAGCGGTCGAGTCGCTCATCGAGGCTGCAGCCGAACGGGTGCAGGAAGATGATCGCGTCGAGCTCTTCGGCTCGCGCCCAGAACGGTTCGAGTCGCTCGTCGGAGAGCTCGACGTCGCCGGCGAACGACGAGATCTCGACACCGGCGAGGCCGCGACCGAGGACGGCGTCGTCGAGGCACTCCACGATGCGGGAGGGATGCTGCAGCGGCACGAATCCCAGCCCGCTCAATCGGTCGGGAGCCTGAGCGACGTGCTCGGCCACCTGCCGGTTGGCCTCGCACGCGATCCAGACCGCCAGCTGCTCGCCGGCCCAGGGGGAGAAGTGGCTGGGCGATGCGCTCACCCACTGCCGGTCGACGGCCTGGGCGTCCATTGCCGCCAGGCGTTCGCCCACGTCGGTGAGCTGCGGGATGCGCGCTCCGACCATCGGCCCGGAGACGGCCTGGCTGCTCGCCCCGTTGCGTCGCAGTTCGAGCCGATCGGCTGCCTCGAACCCGTCGGGGTCGCGCCGGCGCACCTCGGCCTGCAGGGTCGGCAGCAGCAGGTGCGCATGCACGTCGGTGACGGTCATGCCGGTTGCGCCATCTGCCGGGCGATGCCGAAGATCAGGCCTCCGGCGTCGGCGTCGCGGTTGCCGTCGATCTGCCATTGTCCGAGTTGCACGGACGCGTCGACCACCGCCCGTGCACGCGGCAGGCGGCGGGCGTGGAACTCGTCCCACAGCGTCTGGTCCACCGCATCCCGCTCGATCAACAGCTCGGTGAGCACGACCGCGTCTTCCAGCCCCTGCGCGGCTCCCTGCGCGATGGTGGGCGGGCACGAGTGCGCAGCGTCGCCGATGATCACGGTGCGCCCGCGGTTCCAGGGCGCCTCGACGATGTGCTGTGTGAACCAGGTGTAGTTCACGTGCGCGTCGGCAGATCCGAGGTCGGCACGGATGGAGTTCCTCGGCCCTTCGTAGGCCCACGAATCGTGGAGCATGATCTGCACGGCCTCCGCGTCGGTGACGCCGAAGCGGTCCTGCGCCTTCTCGACGAGGAACGCGTACATGGTGTCGTCGCCGGTCGGCGTGTAGCCGGCGATGTAGACCGGCCCGCCGTAGTACAGCTCGCTGCGCTGCACCTCGGCGGGGCGCGAGACGAACGACCGCCAGATGCCCATCCCGGTGGGCTGCGGCGCGGTGTCGATGCCGATGAGGCCGCGCACCGCAGAGTGCAGGCCGTCAGCCCCGATGACCAGGTCATACGTGCCCGCCACGGCGTCATCGGCGAGCACCTCGACCGCCTCCCCCACCGACCGGATGCCGCTGACGGTCGCGCCGAAGCGGATCTTCGCGCCCGCCTGCTCAGCATGGGCGAGCAGGATCTTCGCCAGATCGGGCCGATACATGCCCATGCCGGCCGGATAGTCGGGTCCCCCGGTCTTCACGTCGCCGAGCTCAGCGACCACCGGTGCGCCCGGACCGGGCGCACGCAGCGTGAGACCCTCGAACGCGAAGCCCGCGGCGCGCACGTCGTCCCACACGCCGAGCGTGTCGAAGGCGCGCAGGGCGTTGCCCTGCAGGGTGATGCCCGAGCCCAACGGGTTCAGCTCGGGCCGGGCCTCGAACACTTCGACATCGATGCCCGCGCGGGCGAGGCGGATGGCGGCGGCGAGGCCGGTGATGCCGGCGCCGACGACGGCGACGGAAGCTACCGCGCTCATGGAAGAACCTCTCTGTTCTGTGCAGTTGATGGTGACGCGAGCACGCCGCGTGGCGTCGAGGCGCAGGTCAGCCGCGCCCCTGCTTCGCGTACGGGTTCAGCAGCGCATCGCGGATCTCGTCGGGCACGCCCTCTTCGGTCGCGCTCGGACCGTCAGCGGGCGGAAACGACTCGGTCATCGACATCGGCATCGCGCCGTTGCGGTAGAAGTTGTTGGACCCCTGCGAGGGGCGCCAGGTGTTCGGCTCCCAGTCCGGCACGTAGTTGCGGTACCCGCCCGTGTTCAGCTCGATGCGCAGGGTCGACGGCTCACGGTAGTAGAGGAAGTTCTGCTCGCCGATGCCGTGGATCGACGGCCCGTACTCGATCGGGATGCCGCGCTCCAGGAGCGTGTCGGCGGCGATGAGCAGCTCTTCGCGGGTGTCGACCCAGAAGGCATAGTGGTTGATGCGCCCCGGCGTCTGCGACCCGTCGAGCACCACGCCGAGATCATGCGACTTCTCATTCGTCGTGAGCACAGAGAAGACCGAGATGGGGGCCTCGTCGAGCAGAGTGCGCGCCATGATCCGGAAGCCGAAGACGTCGCTGTACCACGCAGCGAACGCGTCGACGTCGCTGCATGCGAGGGTCACATGATCGAGCTGGCGCGGGGCGCCGGCCATCTTGCTGCGTCGCTCGGGACGGTCAGGATAGCAGGATGCCGCAGCCGCGGTCGCCTGGTGACGGGTGACGTCCCAGTGCAAGGTCATGGTGTGCCCCCACGGCCCGGTGAAGCGGTACGCCCGACCGATCCGGTGCACATCGACCCATTCTCCGGTCACACCGGCCGCCTCGATGCGGGAGACGGCTTCGTCGAGCGCCTCCGGGCTCGAGGTGCGCCAGGCCATGGTGTCCATCGCGGGCTGTTCGCCGGGAAGGACGACCACGGAGTAGGCGTAGTGGTCGCCCCAGCAGCGAAGGTAGACCGCGTCATCGATGCGGTCTACGACGGTCAGACCGACTTCTTCCTCGTAGAACCGCACGGACGCTTCGACGTCCGGGCTCGTGACTGCCACGTACGAGAGATGGGCCAGCAGCTTGATCATCGTCGATCGTTCCTTTCCGAGGGTGGCGGGTCTCCCGACCGATCCCAGTCTGGGTCGCGCGACGTCATCGGGGAAGCCGATTCTGACAATGCCGGAGATCACCGTTGTTTATGCAGACGTGAGGATCCGCGCGGCCAGGCCGACGTCGTGTGCGAAGTCGGCGAGATCAGTCGTGCGCTCACCCGTTCGCACGGCGGCGATCGCCCGGCGCAGCGCAAGGCGGCCCCGCGTCTCCCAGCGCGGCGGGAGAACCCGGGCGCCCTGCCCCTCGTCGTGGATCACCCGTGCGCTCCTTCCCGCGGCGAGTTCGATTTCGGTGCGCTCCGTGCCGAATGCGGACGCTGAGATCCGGCCACGGTCGGTGCGGAGCTCGCCCGCGCCGGCGAGCGCCGTCGCCGTCAGCGTGGCCGGCGCGCCGAAAGCCGTGTCGAACAGCGCGAGGGCTCCCCGCGACGTGGCCGTGGCAGAGCGCAGTCGCAGCGTCCCCCCGGTGAGAACGCGCAGCCAGCCGACGGTGTCGGCGATCGCATCGGCGAGGACGGGGGACGCAGCCGCGCAGCGCGCTGTCGTCAGGGGCGCCGGCGCGCTGCCCGCCGCGTCGGATGCGACATCCCATCGCAGTCGCATGCGGTCGAGGATGATCGGCGCCCCTTTCGCCCGCTCGTCCAAGGCCCGCAGGGCAGCGGTGTCCTCGGTCGCCGGCTCGACGACGATGACCGCGCGCGCACCCTCAGCGAGCGCGCGCGCCGCGGTGGCCGACCAGCCCTTGGCCCCGGCGACGACGACCACGGCTTCAGCCGCCGTCGACGCCAGCTGCGCCTGCAGCGGCAGTTCGGCGACCGCGGCGGCCAGGCCGCCCTCCCAGCCCACGCCGGCATCGCCCTGGAGAGCCACGGCATGCGCCTGCGGCCGGGTCATGCCGCCACCCCCGCTCGCACTGCAGCCGCGGCCGCATCTGCGATGTCGATGGCGTAGAGCGCGTCGTGCAGGATCTCGTCGTACTCGACGGGCTCACCGTCTTCGAGCGCCGATGCCAGAGCCCGCCACTCGGCGACGTAGCCGTCTTCCGGCTCGGGCGGGTATTCGGTCATGCGGCCGTCGGGGGCGTGCACCCGGACATCGGCGCTGCCCGCGTGCACGAACGTCGGCGGGAAGTCGACCTCGAGTTCGTCGGTCGCGGTGCCGATCGTCATCCGCCAGCGGGCGTCGGGCCCGCCCGGAAGCATGACGGCAGACAGCTGCACCAGCACGCCACTCGCGATCAGGCCGATCACGTAGCCGATCGGCGGCACCGGGCGGGCGAACACCACCCGCTCGAAGTGCGGCGCCAGGTCGCGCAGTGCGGGGAGATCGTGGATGCCCAGACCCAGCACCAGCTCCCGGACGATCGCGGCGGCCAGGTCAGGGTCGCTCCAGTCCGGACGGGGCCGCGACGCATTCTGCCCGGCCGGAGCGAGTTCGCTGACGACGTCGTGGTACCGCCCGTTCGGAGGAAGCGCGATAGTGATCTCGACCGTGCGAACACGGCCCTCGTTCGCGACGAGATGATGCTTCGCGCGCGCCCAGGCGGGGTCGAAGTGGTGGTTCGTACCCACCACGAGCGCGGTGTGGGAGCGACGGCACGCATCGACGACGGCATTCGCCTCCTGCCGAGTGCAGGCGATCGGCTTCTCGCAGAGGATCGCGCGCTTGCCCGCCGCGATCGCCGCGAGGATCTGCGCGGCGTGCTGCGTGGGCGGGCTGCAGATGGCCACGACATCGACGGCCGGGTCGGCCAGCAGTTCGGCCGTCCCCGCGGAGGAACGGGCACCCGTCCGTCTCGCCAGCGCCGCAGCCCGCCCACTGCCGGCATCCGCGAGATGCGTCACCGTGAAGTGTTCGGCAAGGCGCGCGAGAGTGGGCAGGTGCAGGGCCGCCACACCCGGCCCGGCACCGATGACACCGACTCCTGCCGCCATGTTCGCACCCTCTCCTTCGAGACTTATGTCTAAGGCATACCTAAGTGAGTGCCCTCGGCGGCGCACGAGGCGGTGACTTCTCCGCCTAGCTCCCGCGGTTGTGTCAGAATCAGTCCATGGCCACCGAGTCCACCCTGCGCTTCGGCGCTCAGACCGACGAGGTGACGAGCCTCCTGCGCATCGTCAACCTCGTGCGCACCGCCGAGGCGACGACCCGCCCCGAGATCGGCCGCCTCACCGGGCTCGGCCGGGGCGTGGTGACACAGCGCGTCGATCAGGCGATCGACATGGGCTTTCTTGAGGACGGCGAGTTCGGTCCTTCCTCGGGCGGTCGCGCCCCGCGCACCCTCCGGTTCCGTTCCGAGCAGGCGCGGATCGTGGTCTGCGCCCTCGGTGCGCTGCATGTGCACGTGGGCCTCGCCGCCCTCGACGGCGACATCATCGACCAGACGCATCAGGACTGGGACATCGCGCGGGGCCCCGCCGAGACGATCGACACCGTCATGACGCTCATCGACGAGCTGTCAGCTCGCAACGGAGAGACACCTGTGTGGGCGGTGGTCGTCGGCATTCCCGGCCCGGTCGACTTCGACAGCGGCCGACCGGTCGCGCCGCCGATCATGCCCGGCTGGAACGGCTTCGACGTGCGCCGCCGCTTCGAGCAGCGCTTCGACGCCCCTGTCTGGGTCGACAACGACGTGAATCTTCTCGCCCTCAGCGAGCGGGCCCGCCGCGGGTCTGAGCACGTCGACCTCATCTATTGCAAGGTCGGCTCCGGGATCGGGGCGGGCCTGCTTTCGCAGGGCCGGATCCATCGCGGCGCGAACGGGGCCGCGGGTGACATCGGTCATGTGCGCGTGCGCGATTCTGACACGCCCTGCCGCTGCGGCAAGGTGGGCTGCCTCGAAGCGGTCGCCGGTGGGTGGGCTCTCGTGCGCGATGCAGAAGCCGCCATCGCTGACGGGGCCACGGGCGTGCTCGCGCGGGCAGCCGCCGAGGGCGAGTCCCCCACACCCGAGCGCATCGCGCGCGCTGCCGAGGATGGTGACGCCCTGGCGATCTCGCTCGTGCAGCGCTCGGCACGGGTCGTGGGCGAGTCGATAGCCGCGCTGGTCAACATGTTCAATCCCGGCGTCATCGTCATCGGCGGCGCCGTGGCGGCCGCGGGCGAGATGTTTCTCGCCGAGGTGCGCCAGCGCGTCTATGAGCTGTCGCTGCCGCTGGCCACGCGAGACCTGTCGATCGTGAACTCGATGGATGACGAGCGTGAACCGCTGCGCGGTGGGGCCGAGCTGGCGCGCGAGCAGCTGTTCGACGCGACGTTCCCCCGGTGGTTCGCTGACGGGCGCCCCACGATCGAGGGCGTGCGCGCGGCATCCTGAATCCTCTCCTCCACTTCTTACGAAATCCGACGAAAGTGTGTATCTTGTGATCTCACGTCGATCACAAGGACCACGATGACTCTCACTGCTCTGCGCGCCGATGCGCTCTCGACGACGCCCGGCGGCTTCGAGCTGCGGCTGTCGCTGCCCTGGATCCGCGCTCTCCCGCTGCAGAGCCTGCACGATGTCGCGGTGCAGCTCGACGGCACGGCCGTCGGCGATCTGCGCTTCCCCGATGCGAGTGAGCGGTGGTGGCCCGCACAGGATCGTGTGGTCCTGCGGGGCGGTGAGCCGGTGGCACCCGGCCCCCACGATGTCATCATCGACTTCGCTCTTCTCGTCCCCTATCTGCAGATGGGGCCTGACGGCCCCCTGCGGCTCCCGTTCCACGAGCAGCGGACGCTGCAGACGGATGCCGCGCTCACGAGCGTCTCGGAGGACATCGCGTGACCGCGCTGCCTGAGACGTGGACGCTGGCGGCGTCGGCATTCAACTGGACCCCCGACGTGCTGCGCGCCGAGCACTCGACGCACGAGATCGCGAGCGCGATACCGGGGTCGGGTATCGCGTCGACCATCGAGATCGAACTGGGTCAGACGCTGCGGACCTTTCCGGATGTGGACGCCACCGAGGTGCGAGCCCTGCGTGCAGCGCTCAACGCGGTCGGCGGAGGCATCTCGATCGTGGGGATCTCGCTCGACGACTGGCAGCTGTCCGCCGACGGCGCGGCCCGGCGGCGCACCGAGGACGAGCGCCTCGCATTCCTCGTCCCGCAGTTGAGCGCCGCCCACGACCTCGGCGCCACGGGCGTGCGCCTGCCCATCGGCCAGGCCGGCGCCGCCCTGCTCGAGCGCACCATGCCGCTGCTGTACGAACTCGACCTCGTCTTGTACGAAGAGGTGCAGGGGCGCCAGACCCCGCACGATCCCGCGTACGCCGACGCGTACGAGGTTGTGGCGCGGTTCGACGATCCGCGTCTGCGGCTTCTCGTGGACATCAGCATGCTCATGCCTGCGCTGCCGGTGAGCTACCTCACGGCGCTCACCGCAGGCGGCGTCGATCCCGCATTGGTTCGTCTGCTGGAGACCGAATGGCGTGCTCCCGAGACGCAGGCTGCTGTGTTCGACGCGCTGCGGGCCGGCTCCGTACCGCCCGGCGTGCACACGTTGTTCATGGATCTCGTCGTGCGATTCGGTCGGTCGGATGCCGCCGACCTGCGCGAGATCCTGCCGCTCGTCGGCGGCTTCCATCTCAAGTTCTGGGACCTCGATGACACCGACGCTCGGGTGTCGAAGCCGATGCGCGATCTGGGTGCGCTGCTGCGCGCGAGCGCCTTCACCGGCACCCTGTGCAGCGAGTGGGGCGGGCACGAATGGCTGGAGGCCGATGCCACCGAGATGACAAGGGAGCACCTGGCCCTGGCATCCCGCGCCCTCAGCGCATAGCCCCCGCGCCCCTCGCCGAGCGAACCCCCACCTCGACGAGGGACGCCCCCGATCACCCCTCGAGGTTGTAGTAGGGCCACGGCAAGAAGCGGCGCTCGCCCCGGCGATCCGGACCTTCGAGCGTCACGTCGCCGGTGGCCGCCCACTCGACGCCGCGCGGGAACATCCGAATGAACTCGATCCGTCGGAACGTGTCGATGTCGTGCCCGATAGTGATCGTGAACGACCGACCTTTGCCGTACTCGTTGATCCACGCGATGGGCTGGTCGGTGTTCATCCCCGGCAGCGCCGCGATGCCCTCTGGAGGAATGTCGACGGGGTAGTGCGACATCGGCCAGACAGGCGCGTTCTCGTAGGACTCGAGATCGTCGAAGGTGGTCAGAAGCACCTGCGCCCCGTCGTAGAGCTGGACCCCGGTGAGGATGTCGTCACCGGCCACCGTCCAGCGCGCGCTGATTCCCTCGGTGATGGGATGCCGCGGCTCGACCGTGTCAAGCTGCGCTTCGCCCCACGGCCGGGGCCGGAGGCCGGTCTCCCATGCGCTGAGCTTCGCCCCGCGCATGACGTTGTACTCCTCGGGGTAGCCCCAGGAGTCCTCCTGCGCCGCTGACCCGTGGAACCAGACGAT contains the following coding sequences:
- a CDS encoding amidohydrolase family protein, giving the protein MTVTDVHAHLLLPTLQAEVRRRDPDGFEAADRLELRRNGASSQAVSGPMVGARIPQLTDVGERLAAMDAQAVDRQWVSASPSHFSPWAGEQLAVWIACEANRQVAEHVAQAPDRLSGLGFVPLQHPSRIVECLDDAVLGRGLAGVEISSFAGDVELSDERLEPFWARAEELDAIIFLHPFGCSLDERLDRFYLANTVGQPVENAVALSHLIFAGVLDRHPELKIVAAHGGGYLPTAIGRSDHAWRVRPDAQGCAHEPSSYLRRIWFDTVVHDHAALRHLIAVVGASQVVLGSDFPFDMGLDDPVGFVRGALLDDGVTELILSGNADALLGHASSPS
- a CDS encoding FAD-dependent oxidoreductase, whose translation is MSAVASVAVVGAGITGLAAAIRLARAGIDVEVFEARPELNPLGSGITLQGNALRAFDTLGVWDDVRAAGFAFEGLTLRAPGPGAPVVAELGDVKTGGPDYPAGMGMYRPDLAKILLAHAEQAGAKIRFGATVSGIRSVGEAVEVLADDAVAGTYDLVIGADGLHSAVRGLIGIDTAPQPTGMGIWRSFVSRPAEVQRSELYYGGPVYIAGYTPTGDDTMYAFLVEKAQDRFGVTDAEAVQIMLHDSWAYEGPRNSIRADLGSADAHVNYTWFTQHIVEAPWNRGRTVIIGDAAHSCPPTIAQGAAQGLEDAVVLTELLIERDAVDQTLWDEFHARRLPRARAVVDASVQLGQWQIDGNRDADAGGLIFGIARQMAQPA
- a CDS encoding VOC family protein, which produces MIKLLAHLSYVAVTSPDVEASVRFYEEEVGLTVVDRIDDAVYLRCWGDHYAYSVVVLPGEQPAMDTMAWRTSSPEALDEAVSRIEAAGVTGEWVDVHRIGRAYRFTGPWGHTMTLHWDVTRHQATAAAASCYPDRPERRSKMAGAPRQLDHVTLACSDVDAFAAWYSDVFGFRIMARTLLDEAPISVFSVLTTNEKSHDLGVVLDGSQTPGRINHYAFWVDTREELLIAADTLLERGIPIEYGPSIHGIGEQNFLYYREPSTLRIELNTGGYRNYVPDWEPNTWRPSQGSNNFYRNGAMPMSMTESFPPADGPSATEEGVPDEIRDALLNPYAKQGRG
- a CDS encoding Gfo/Idh/MocA family protein, whose product is MAAGVGVIGAGPGVAALHLPTLARLAEHFTVTHLADAGSGRAAALARRTGARSSAGTAELLADPAVDVVAICSPPTQHAAQILAAIAAGKRAILCEKPIACTRQEANAVVDACRRSHTALVVGTNHHFDPAWARAKHHLVANEGRVRTVEITIALPPNGRYHDVVSELAPAGQNASRPRPDWSDPDLAAAIVRELVLGLGIHDLPALRDLAPHFERVVFARPVPPIGYVIGLIASGVLVQLSAVMLPGGPDARWRMTIGTATDELEVDFPPTFVHAGSADVRVHAPDGRMTEYPPEPEDGYVAEWRALASALEDGEPVEYDEILHDALYAIDIADAAAAAVRAGVAA
- a CDS encoding ROK family protein, producing MATESTLRFGAQTDEVTSLLRIVNLVRTAEATTRPEIGRLTGLGRGVVTQRVDQAIDMGFLEDGEFGPSSGGRAPRTLRFRSEQARIVVCALGALHVHVGLAALDGDIIDQTHQDWDIARGPAETIDTVMTLIDELSARNGETPVWAVVVGIPGPVDFDSGRPVAPPIMPGWNGFDVRRRFEQRFDAPVWVDNDVNLLALSERARRGSEHVDLIYCKVGSGIGAGLLSQGRIHRGANGAAGDIGHVRVRDSDTPCRCGKVGCLEAVAGGWALVRDAEAAIADGATGVLARAAAEGESPTPERIARAAEDGDALAISLVQRSARVVGESIAALVNMFNPGVIVIGGAVAAAGEMFLAEVRQRVYELSLPLATRDLSIVNSMDDEREPLRGGAELAREQLFDATFPRWFADGRPTIEGVRAAS
- a CDS encoding restriction endonuclease subunit R, yielding MTALPETWTLAASAFNWTPDVLRAEHSTHEIASAIPGSGIASTIEIELGQTLRTFPDVDATEVRALRAALNAVGGGISIVGISLDDWQLSADGAARRRTEDERLAFLVPQLSAAHDLGATGVRLPIGQAGAALLERTMPLLYELDLVLYEEVQGRQTPHDPAYADAYEVVARFDDPRLRLLVDISMLMPALPVSYLTALTAGGVDPALVRLLETEWRAPETQAAVFDALRAGSVPPGVHTLFMDLVVRFGRSDAADLREILPLVGGFHLKFWDLDDTDARVSKPMRDLGALLRASAFTGTLCSEWGGHEWLEADATEMTREHLALASRALSA
- a CDS encoding ThuA domain-containing protein; this encodes MPEILNVLILSGHMTREHDNEVRSFRQHNDWLTTLLENTGRFRVRVVEDPRGLGAEIIDKYDVVLVVFEGRDGYHDKAIGFGAETDAALLRFVHDDGKGIVWFHGSAAQEDSWGYPEEYNVMRGAKLSAWETGLRPRPWGEAQLDTVEPRHPITEGISARWTVAGDDILTGVQLYDGAQVLLTTFDDLESYENAPVWPMSHYPVDIPPEGIAALPGMNTDQPIAWINEYGKGRSFTITIGHDIDTFRRIEFIRMFPRGVEWAATGDVTLEGPDRRGERRFLPWPYYNLEG